From a region of the Equus przewalskii isolate Varuska chromosome 2, EquPr2, whole genome shotgun sequence genome:
- the LOC103558567 gene encoding tyrosine-protein phosphatase non-receptor type 11-like isoform X1 — protein sequence MTSRRWFHPNIGGVEAEQLLLSQGQHGSFLARPSRSCPGGFTLSVRWVVPWPGVDSLRSQEASKGLSTLSCRRRRHDEVTHIKIQNTGDYYDLYGGEKFATLAELVQHYMDQRGGLLRERSGAPVELRHPLGCQDPTTERWYHGHLSGKEAEKLLMEKGRPGSFLVRESQSKPGDFVLSVLTQQPDKADRRPRVTHVMIHFQTGSSTWGVGSSSTLLETWSSATGRTPWWRSRGPWCISSSPSRPRGSMPQASRTACRSSVRLQKPPRRPSRASGRSLRCCSSRNAGSCFPGRRDSGQRTSPRIATRTSSPLTPPVLPCMTWTAASLELTTSTPTTSGKQLILTHFQSDPEEKPGHGLGKVYIATQGCLQTTVAAFWAMVHQENTRVIVMTTREVERGRNKCFRYWPQLHDSQEYGRVCVCSMAEYQAQGYCVRELQVWRPDQEEPPRAVKHYQYFSWPDHGVPAEPAGVLGFLDEVNRAQSSMPGAGPMVVHCSAGIGRTGTIIVIDILVDVIRRQGLDCDIDVPTTIQLVRRQRSGMVQTEAQYKFVYLALQRYIQGEQLRLREQRARPEEPDYLNVGSAPADPHSSPAPAPIRAPATTPEPSGGVYENLPGLGR from the exons ATGACCTCGCGCAG GTGGTTTCACCCCAACATTGGCGGGGTCGAGGCGGAGCAGCTGCTCCTGTCCCAGGGCCAGCACGGGAGCTTCCTGGCCAGACCCAGCAGGAGCTGTCCCGGGGGCTTCACACTGTCTGTCAGGTGGGTGGTGCCATGGCCAGGCGTGGACAGTCTGCGGTCCCAGGAGGCCTCAAAGGGTCTGAGCACCCTCAGCTGCAGGCGCAG GCGCCACGACGAGGTGACCCACATTAAGATCCAGAACACGGGTGACTACTATGACCTGTATGGAGGAGAGAAGTTCGCGACGCTGGCAGAGCTGGTGCAGCACTACATGGACCAGCGCGGGGGACTGCTCCGCGAGCGCAGCGGGGCCCCCGTCGAGCTGCGACACCCGCTGGGCTGCCAGGACCCCACGACCGAACG GTGGTACCATGGGCACCTGTCTGGcaaggaggctgagaagctgCTGATGGAGAAGGGACGTCCAGGCAGCTTCCTGGTGCGGGAGAGTCAGAGCAAGCCTGGGGACTTTGTGCTGTCGGTGCTCACACAGCAGCCGGACAAGGCTGACCGCCGGCCTCGGGTCACTCACGTCATGATTCACTTCCAG ACGGGAAGTTCGacgtggggggtggggagcagttcCACACTCTTGGAGACCTGGTCGAGCGCTACAGGAAGAACCCCATGGTGGAGAAGTCGGGGGCCGTGGTGCATCTCAAGCAG cccctcaAGGCCACGAGGATCAATGCCGCAAGCATCGAGAACCGCGTGCAGGAGCTCAGTAAGACTACAGAAGCCACCGAGAAGGCCAAGCAGGGCTTCTGGGAGGAGTTTGAG ATGCTGCAGCAGCAGGAATGCCGGCTCCTGTTTCCCCGGAAGGAGGGACAGCGGCCAGAGAACAAGCCCAAGAATCGCTACAAGAACATCCTCCCCT TTGACACCACCCGTGTTGCCCTGCATGACGTGGACCGCAGCGTCCCTGGAGCTGACTACATCAACGCCAACTACATCAGG CAAGCAGTTAATCCTCACCCACTTCCAGAGTGACCCAGAGGAGAAGCCAGGCCATGGACTGGGCAAGGTGTACATCGCTACCCAGGGGTGTCTGCAGACCACAGTGGCTGCCTTCTGGGCCATGGTGCACCAGGAGAACACACGGGTCATCGTCATGACCACCAGGGAGGTGGAACGAGGCCGG AACAAGTGTTTCCGATACTGGCCCCAGCTACATGACAGCCAAGAGTatggccgtgtgtgtgtgtgcagtatGGCTGAGTACCAGGCCCAGGGCTACTGTGTGCGGGAGTTGCAGGTGTGGCGGCCAGACCAG GAAGAGCCGCCGCGCGCGGTGAAGCACTACCAGTACTTCAGCTGGCCGGACCACGGGGTCCCGGCCGAGCCCGCCGGCGTCCTTGGCTTCCTGGACGAGGTGAACCGGGCCCAGAGCAGCATGCCCGGGGCCGGACCCATGGTGGTGCACTGCAG CGCCGGCATCGGACGCACAGGCACCATCATCGTGATTGACATCCTGGTGGACGTCATCCGCAGGCAAG GGCTGGACTGCGACATCGACGTCCCCACAACGATTCAGCTGGTGCGGCGGCAGCGCTCGGGGATGGTGCAGACCGAGGCGCAGTACAAGTTCGTGTACCTGGCGCTGCAGCGGTACATCCAGGGCGAGCAGCTGCGCCTGCGCGAgcag CGCGCCCGGCCGGAGGAGCCCGACTACCTGAACGTGGGCTCCGCGCCCGCCGACCCCCACAGCAGCCCGGCACCCGCGCCGATCCGGGCGCCCGCCAC GACCCCCGAGCCCTCCGGCGGCGTGTACGAGAACCTGCCCGGCCTCGGGCGGTGA
- the LOC103558567 gene encoding tyrosine-protein phosphatase non-receptor type 11-like isoform X7: MDQRGGLLRERSGAPVELRHPLGCQDPTTERWYHGHLSGKEAEKLLMEKGRPGSFLVRESQSKPGDFVLSVLTQQPDKADRRPRVTHVMIHFQPDGKFDVGGGEQFHTLGDLVERYRKNPMVEKSGAVVHLKQPLKATRINAASIENRVQELSKTTEATEKAKQGFWEEFEMLQQQECRLLFPRKEGQRPENKPKNRYKNILPFDTTRVALHDVDRSVPGADYINANYIRSDPEEKPGHGLGKVYIATQGCLQTTVAAFWAMVHQENTRVIVMTTREVERGRNKCFRYWPQLHDSQEYGRVCVCSMAEYQAQGYCVRELQVWRPDQEEPPRAVKHYQYFSWPDHGVPAEPAGVLGFLDEVNRAQSSMPGAGPMVVHCSAGIGRTGTIIVIDILVDVIRRQGLDCDIDVPTTIQLVRRQRSGMVQTEAQYKFVYLALQRYIQGEQLRLREQRARPEEPDYLNVGSAPADPHSSPAPAPIRAPATTPEPSGGVYENLPGLGR, translated from the exons ATGGACCAGCGCGGGGGACTGCTCCGCGAGCGCAGCGGGGCCCCCGTCGAGCTGCGACACCCGCTGGGCTGCCAGGACCCCACGACCGAACG GTGGTACCATGGGCACCTGTCTGGcaaggaggctgagaagctgCTGATGGAGAAGGGACGTCCAGGCAGCTTCCTGGTGCGGGAGAGTCAGAGCAAGCCTGGGGACTTTGTGCTGTCGGTGCTCACACAGCAGCCGGACAAGGCTGACCGCCGGCCTCGGGTCACTCACGTCATGATTCACTTCCAG CCAGACGGGAAGTTCGacgtggggggtggggagcagttcCACACTCTTGGAGACCTGGTCGAGCGCTACAGGAAGAACCCCATGGTGGAGAAGTCGGGGGCCGTGGTGCATCTCAAGCAG cccctcaAGGCCACGAGGATCAATGCCGCAAGCATCGAGAACCGCGTGCAGGAGCTCAGTAAGACTACAGAAGCCACCGAGAAGGCCAAGCAGGGCTTCTGGGAGGAGTTTGAG ATGCTGCAGCAGCAGGAATGCCGGCTCCTGTTTCCCCGGAAGGAGGGACAGCGGCCAGAGAACAAGCCCAAGAATCGCTACAAGAACATCCTCCCCT TTGACACCACCCGTGTTGCCCTGCATGACGTGGACCGCAGCGTCCCTGGAGCTGACTACATCAACGCCAACTACATCAGG AGTGACCCAGAGGAGAAGCCAGGCCATGGACTGGGCAAGGTGTACATCGCTACCCAGGGGTGTCTGCAGACCACAGTGGCTGCCTTCTGGGCCATGGTGCACCAGGAGAACACACGGGTCATCGTCATGACCACCAGGGAGGTGGAACGAGGCCGG AACAAGTGTTTCCGATACTGGCCCCAGCTACATGACAGCCAAGAGTatggccgtgtgtgtgtgtgcagtatGGCTGAGTACCAGGCCCAGGGCTACTGTGTGCGGGAGTTGCAGGTGTGGCGGCCAGACCAG GAAGAGCCGCCGCGCGCGGTGAAGCACTACCAGTACTTCAGCTGGCCGGACCACGGGGTCCCGGCCGAGCCCGCCGGCGTCCTTGGCTTCCTGGACGAGGTGAACCGGGCCCAGAGCAGCATGCCCGGGGCCGGACCCATGGTGGTGCACTGCAG CGCCGGCATCGGACGCACAGGCACCATCATCGTGATTGACATCCTGGTGGACGTCATCCGCAGGCAAG GGCTGGACTGCGACATCGACGTCCCCACAACGATTCAGCTGGTGCGGCGGCAGCGCTCGGGGATGGTGCAGACCGAGGCGCAGTACAAGTTCGTGTACCTGGCGCTGCAGCGGTACATCCAGGGCGAGCAGCTGCGCCTGCGCGAgcag CGCGCCCGGCCGGAGGAGCCCGACTACCTGAACGTGGGCTCCGCGCCCGCCGACCCCCACAGCAGCCCGGCACCCGCGCCGATCCGGGCGCCCGCCAC GACCCCCGAGCCCTCCGGCGGCGTGTACGAGAACCTGCCCGGCCTCGGGCGGTGA
- the LOC103558567 gene encoding tyrosine-protein phosphatase non-receptor type 11-like isoform X8, whose product MDQRGGLLRERSGAPVELRHPLGCQDPTTERWYHGHLSGKEAEKLLMEKGRPGSFLVRESQSKPGDFVLSVLTQQPDKADRRPRVTHVMIHFQPDGKFDVGGGEQFHTLGDLVERYRKNPMVEKSGAVVHLKQPLKATRINAASIENRVQELSKTTEATEKAKQGFWEEFEMLQQQECRLLFPRKEGQRPENKPKNRYKNILPFDTTRVALHDVDRSVPGADYINANYIRSDPEEKPGHGLGKVYIATQGCLQTTVAAFWAMVHQENTRVIVMTTREVERGRNKCFRYWPQLHDSQEYGRVCVCSMAEYQAQGYCVRELQVWRPDQEEPPRAVKHYQYFSWPDHGVPAEPAGVLGFLDEVNRAQSSMPGAGPMVVHCSAGIGRTGTIIVIDILVDVIRRQARPAGGARLPERGLRARRPPQQPGTRADPGARHDPRALRRRVREPARPRAVRAPRPGRAGAARGGSVQQGRPSRSSQGLS is encoded by the exons ATGGACCAGCGCGGGGGACTGCTCCGCGAGCGCAGCGGGGCCCCCGTCGAGCTGCGACACCCGCTGGGCTGCCAGGACCCCACGACCGAACG GTGGTACCATGGGCACCTGTCTGGcaaggaggctgagaagctgCTGATGGAGAAGGGACGTCCAGGCAGCTTCCTGGTGCGGGAGAGTCAGAGCAAGCCTGGGGACTTTGTGCTGTCGGTGCTCACACAGCAGCCGGACAAGGCTGACCGCCGGCCTCGGGTCACTCACGTCATGATTCACTTCCAG CCAGACGGGAAGTTCGacgtggggggtggggagcagttcCACACTCTTGGAGACCTGGTCGAGCGCTACAGGAAGAACCCCATGGTGGAGAAGTCGGGGGCCGTGGTGCATCTCAAGCAG cccctcaAGGCCACGAGGATCAATGCCGCAAGCATCGAGAACCGCGTGCAGGAGCTCAGTAAGACTACAGAAGCCACCGAGAAGGCCAAGCAGGGCTTCTGGGAGGAGTTTGAG ATGCTGCAGCAGCAGGAATGCCGGCTCCTGTTTCCCCGGAAGGAGGGACAGCGGCCAGAGAACAAGCCCAAGAATCGCTACAAGAACATCCTCCCCT TTGACACCACCCGTGTTGCCCTGCATGACGTGGACCGCAGCGTCCCTGGAGCTGACTACATCAACGCCAACTACATCAGG AGTGACCCAGAGGAGAAGCCAGGCCATGGACTGGGCAAGGTGTACATCGCTACCCAGGGGTGTCTGCAGACCACAGTGGCTGCCTTCTGGGCCATGGTGCACCAGGAGAACACACGGGTCATCGTCATGACCACCAGGGAGGTGGAACGAGGCCGG AACAAGTGTTTCCGATACTGGCCCCAGCTACATGACAGCCAAGAGTatggccgtgtgtgtgtgtgcagtatGGCTGAGTACCAGGCCCAGGGCTACTGTGTGCGGGAGTTGCAGGTGTGGCGGCCAGACCAG GAAGAGCCGCCGCGCGCGGTGAAGCACTACCAGTACTTCAGCTGGCCGGACCACGGGGTCCCGGCCGAGCCCGCCGGCGTCCTTGGCTTCCTGGACGAGGTGAACCGGGCCCAGAGCAGCATGCCCGGGGCCGGACCCATGGTGGTGCACTGCAG CGCCGGCATCGGACGCACAGGCACCATCATCGTGATTGACATCCTGGTGGACGTCATCCGCAGGCAAG CGCGCCCGGCCGGAGGAGCCCGACTACCTGAACGTGGGCTCCGCGCCCGCCGACCCCCACAGCAGCCCGGCACCCGCGCCGATCCGGGCGCCCGCCAC GACCCCCGAGCCCTCCGGCGGCGTGTACGAGAACCTGCCCGGCCTCGGGCGGTGAGGGCCCCGCGCCCCGGCAGGGCTGGAGCCGCGCGAGGAGGGAGCGTCCAGCAAGGCCGGCCCTCGCGTTCCTCGCAAGGACTGTCTTAA
- the LOC103558567 gene encoding tyrosine-protein phosphatase non-receptor type 11-like isoform X6: protein MDQRGGLLRERSGAPVELRHPLGCQDPTTERWYHGHLSGKEAEKLLMEKGRPGSFLVRESQSKPGDFVLSVLTQQPDKADRRPRVTHVMIHFQTGSSTWGVGSSSTLLETWSSATGRTPWWRSRGPWCISSSPSRPRGSMPQASRTACRSSVRLQKPPRRPSRASGRSLRCCSSRNAGSCFPGRRDSGQRTSPRIATRTSSPLTPPVLPCMTWTAASLELTTSTPTTSGKQLILTHFQSDPEEKPGHGLGKVYIATQGCLQTTVAAFWAMVHQENTRVIVMTTREVERGRNKCFRYWPQLHDSQEYGRVCVCSMAEYQAQGYCVRELQVWRPDQEEPPRAVKHYQYFSWPDHGVPAEPAGVLGFLDEVNRAQSSMPGAGPMVVHCSAGIGRTGTIIVIDILVDVIRRQGLDCDIDVPTTIQLVRRQRSGMVQTEAQYKFVYLALQRYIQGEQLRLREQRARPEEPDYLNVGSAPADPHSSPAPAPIRAPATTPEPSGGVYENLPGLGR, encoded by the exons ATGGACCAGCGCGGGGGACTGCTCCGCGAGCGCAGCGGGGCCCCCGTCGAGCTGCGACACCCGCTGGGCTGCCAGGACCCCACGACCGAACG GTGGTACCATGGGCACCTGTCTGGcaaggaggctgagaagctgCTGATGGAGAAGGGACGTCCAGGCAGCTTCCTGGTGCGGGAGAGTCAGAGCAAGCCTGGGGACTTTGTGCTGTCGGTGCTCACACAGCAGCCGGACAAGGCTGACCGCCGGCCTCGGGTCACTCACGTCATGATTCACTTCCAG ACGGGAAGTTCGacgtggggggtggggagcagttcCACACTCTTGGAGACCTGGTCGAGCGCTACAGGAAGAACCCCATGGTGGAGAAGTCGGGGGCCGTGGTGCATCTCAAGCAG cccctcaAGGCCACGAGGATCAATGCCGCAAGCATCGAGAACCGCGTGCAGGAGCTCAGTAAGACTACAGAAGCCACCGAGAAGGCCAAGCAGGGCTTCTGGGAGGAGTTTGAG ATGCTGCAGCAGCAGGAATGCCGGCTCCTGTTTCCCCGGAAGGAGGGACAGCGGCCAGAGAACAAGCCCAAGAATCGCTACAAGAACATCCTCCCCT TTGACACCACCCGTGTTGCCCTGCATGACGTGGACCGCAGCGTCCCTGGAGCTGACTACATCAACGCCAACTACATCAGG CAAGCAGTTAATCCTCACCCACTTCCAGAGTGACCCAGAGGAGAAGCCAGGCCATGGACTGGGCAAGGTGTACATCGCTACCCAGGGGTGTCTGCAGACCACAGTGGCTGCCTTCTGGGCCATGGTGCACCAGGAGAACACACGGGTCATCGTCATGACCACCAGGGAGGTGGAACGAGGCCGG AACAAGTGTTTCCGATACTGGCCCCAGCTACATGACAGCCAAGAGTatggccgtgtgtgtgtgtgcagtatGGCTGAGTACCAGGCCCAGGGCTACTGTGTGCGGGAGTTGCAGGTGTGGCGGCCAGACCAG GAAGAGCCGCCGCGCGCGGTGAAGCACTACCAGTACTTCAGCTGGCCGGACCACGGGGTCCCGGCCGAGCCCGCCGGCGTCCTTGGCTTCCTGGACGAGGTGAACCGGGCCCAGAGCAGCATGCCCGGGGCCGGACCCATGGTGGTGCACTGCAG CGCCGGCATCGGACGCACAGGCACCATCATCGTGATTGACATCCTGGTGGACGTCATCCGCAGGCAAG GGCTGGACTGCGACATCGACGTCCCCACAACGATTCAGCTGGTGCGGCGGCAGCGCTCGGGGATGGTGCAGACCGAGGCGCAGTACAAGTTCGTGTACCTGGCGCTGCAGCGGTACATCCAGGGCGAGCAGCTGCGCCTGCGCGAgcag CGCGCCCGGCCGGAGGAGCCCGACTACCTGAACGTGGGCTCCGCGCCCGCCGACCCCCACAGCAGCCCGGCACCCGCGCCGATCCGGGCGCCCGCCAC GACCCCCGAGCCCTCCGGCGGCGTGTACGAGAACCTGCCCGGCCTCGGGCGGTGA
- the LOC103558567 gene encoding tyrosine-protein phosphatase non-receptor type 11-like isoform X5, with the protein MTSRRWFHPNIGGVEAEQLLLSQGQHGSFLARPSRSCPGGFTLSVRRHDEVTHIKIQNTGDYYDLYGGEKFATLAELVQHYMDQRGGLLRERSGAPVELRHPLGCQDPTTERWYHGHLSGKEAEKLLMEKGRPGSFLVRESQSKPGDFVLSVLTQQPDKADRRPRVTHVMIHFQPDGKFDVGGGEQFHTLGDLVERYRKNPMVEKSGAVVHLKQPLKATRINAASIENRVQELSKTTEATEKAKQGFWEEFEMLQQQECRLLFPRKEGQRPENKPKNRYKNILPFDTTRVALHDVDRSVPGADYINANYIRSDPEEKPGHGLGKVYIATQGCLQTTVAAFWAMVHQENTRVIVMTTREVERGRNKCFRYWPQLHDSQEYGRVCVCSMAEYQAQGYCVRELQVWRPDQEEPPRAVKHYQYFSWPDHGVPAEPAGVLGFLDEVNRAQSSMPGAGPMVVHCSAGIGRTGTIIVIDILVDVIRRQARPAGGARLPERGLRARRPPQQPGTRADPGARHDPRALRRRVREPARPRAVRAPRPGRAGAARGGSVQQGRPSRSSQGLS; encoded by the exons ATGACCTCGCGCAG GTGGTTTCACCCCAACATTGGCGGGGTCGAGGCGGAGCAGCTGCTCCTGTCCCAGGGCCAGCACGGGAGCTTCCTGGCCAGACCCAGCAGGAGCTGTCCCGGGGGCTTCACACTGTCTGTCAG GCGCCACGACGAGGTGACCCACATTAAGATCCAGAACACGGGTGACTACTATGACCTGTATGGAGGAGAGAAGTTCGCGACGCTGGCAGAGCTGGTGCAGCACTACATGGACCAGCGCGGGGGACTGCTCCGCGAGCGCAGCGGGGCCCCCGTCGAGCTGCGACACCCGCTGGGCTGCCAGGACCCCACGACCGAACG GTGGTACCATGGGCACCTGTCTGGcaaggaggctgagaagctgCTGATGGAGAAGGGACGTCCAGGCAGCTTCCTGGTGCGGGAGAGTCAGAGCAAGCCTGGGGACTTTGTGCTGTCGGTGCTCACACAGCAGCCGGACAAGGCTGACCGCCGGCCTCGGGTCACTCACGTCATGATTCACTTCCAG CCAGACGGGAAGTTCGacgtggggggtggggagcagttcCACACTCTTGGAGACCTGGTCGAGCGCTACAGGAAGAACCCCATGGTGGAGAAGTCGGGGGCCGTGGTGCATCTCAAGCAG cccctcaAGGCCACGAGGATCAATGCCGCAAGCATCGAGAACCGCGTGCAGGAGCTCAGTAAGACTACAGAAGCCACCGAGAAGGCCAAGCAGGGCTTCTGGGAGGAGTTTGAG ATGCTGCAGCAGCAGGAATGCCGGCTCCTGTTTCCCCGGAAGGAGGGACAGCGGCCAGAGAACAAGCCCAAGAATCGCTACAAGAACATCCTCCCCT TTGACACCACCCGTGTTGCCCTGCATGACGTGGACCGCAGCGTCCCTGGAGCTGACTACATCAACGCCAACTACATCAGG AGTGACCCAGAGGAGAAGCCAGGCCATGGACTGGGCAAGGTGTACATCGCTACCCAGGGGTGTCTGCAGACCACAGTGGCTGCCTTCTGGGCCATGGTGCACCAGGAGAACACACGGGTCATCGTCATGACCACCAGGGAGGTGGAACGAGGCCGG AACAAGTGTTTCCGATACTGGCCCCAGCTACATGACAGCCAAGAGTatggccgtgtgtgtgtgtgcagtatGGCTGAGTACCAGGCCCAGGGCTACTGTGTGCGGGAGTTGCAGGTGTGGCGGCCAGACCAG GAAGAGCCGCCGCGCGCGGTGAAGCACTACCAGTACTTCAGCTGGCCGGACCACGGGGTCCCGGCCGAGCCCGCCGGCGTCCTTGGCTTCCTGGACGAGGTGAACCGGGCCCAGAGCAGCATGCCCGGGGCCGGACCCATGGTGGTGCACTGCAG CGCCGGCATCGGACGCACAGGCACCATCATCGTGATTGACATCCTGGTGGACGTCATCCGCAGGCAAG CGCGCCCGGCCGGAGGAGCCCGACTACCTGAACGTGGGCTCCGCGCCCGCCGACCCCCACAGCAGCCCGGCACCCGCGCCGATCCGGGCGCCCGCCAC GACCCCCGAGCCCTCCGGCGGCGTGTACGAGAACCTGCCCGGCCTCGGGCGGTGAGGGCCCCGCGCCCCGGCAGGGCTGGAGCCGCGCGAGGAGGGAGCGTCCAGCAAGGCCGGCCCTCGCGTTCCTCGCAAGGACTGTCTTAA
- the LOC103558567 gene encoding tyrosine-protein phosphatase non-receptor type 11-like isoform X3, with amino-acid sequence MTSRRWFHPNIGGVEAEQLLLSQGQHGSFLARPSRSCPGGFTLSVRRHDEVTHIKIQNTGDYYDLYGGEKFATLAELVQHYMDQRGGLLRERSGAPVELRHPLGCQDPTTERWYHGHLSGKEAEKLLMEKGRPGSFLVRESQSKPGDFVLSVLTQQPDKADRRPRVTHVMIHFQTGSSTWGVGSSSTLLETWSSATGRTPWWRSRGPWCISSSPSRPRGSMPQASRTACRSSVRLQKPPRRPSRASGRSLRCCSSRNAGSCFPGRRDSGQRTSPRIATRTSSPLTPPVLPCMTWTAASLELTTSTPTTSGKQLILTHFQSDPEEKPGHGLGKVYIATQGCLQTTVAAFWAMVHQENTRVIVMTTREVERGRNKCFRYWPQLHDSQEYGRVCVCSMAEYQAQGYCVRELQVWRPDQEEPPRAVKHYQYFSWPDHGVPAEPAGVLGFLDEVNRAQSSMPGAGPMVVHCSAGIGRTGTIIVIDILVDVIRRQGLDCDIDVPTTIQLVRRQRSGMVQTEAQYKFVYLALQRYIQGEQLRLREQRARPEEPDYLNVGSAPADPHSSPAPAPIRAPATTPEPSGGVYENLPGLGR; translated from the exons ATGACCTCGCGCAG GTGGTTTCACCCCAACATTGGCGGGGTCGAGGCGGAGCAGCTGCTCCTGTCCCAGGGCCAGCACGGGAGCTTCCTGGCCAGACCCAGCAGGAGCTGTCCCGGGGGCTTCACACTGTCTGTCAG GCGCCACGACGAGGTGACCCACATTAAGATCCAGAACACGGGTGACTACTATGACCTGTATGGAGGAGAGAAGTTCGCGACGCTGGCAGAGCTGGTGCAGCACTACATGGACCAGCGCGGGGGACTGCTCCGCGAGCGCAGCGGGGCCCCCGTCGAGCTGCGACACCCGCTGGGCTGCCAGGACCCCACGACCGAACG GTGGTACCATGGGCACCTGTCTGGcaaggaggctgagaagctgCTGATGGAGAAGGGACGTCCAGGCAGCTTCCTGGTGCGGGAGAGTCAGAGCAAGCCTGGGGACTTTGTGCTGTCGGTGCTCACACAGCAGCCGGACAAGGCTGACCGCCGGCCTCGGGTCACTCACGTCATGATTCACTTCCAG ACGGGAAGTTCGacgtggggggtggggagcagttcCACACTCTTGGAGACCTGGTCGAGCGCTACAGGAAGAACCCCATGGTGGAGAAGTCGGGGGCCGTGGTGCATCTCAAGCAG cccctcaAGGCCACGAGGATCAATGCCGCAAGCATCGAGAACCGCGTGCAGGAGCTCAGTAAGACTACAGAAGCCACCGAGAAGGCCAAGCAGGGCTTCTGGGAGGAGTTTGAG ATGCTGCAGCAGCAGGAATGCCGGCTCCTGTTTCCCCGGAAGGAGGGACAGCGGCCAGAGAACAAGCCCAAGAATCGCTACAAGAACATCCTCCCCT TTGACACCACCCGTGTTGCCCTGCATGACGTGGACCGCAGCGTCCCTGGAGCTGACTACATCAACGCCAACTACATCAGG CAAGCAGTTAATCCTCACCCACTTCCAGAGTGACCCAGAGGAGAAGCCAGGCCATGGACTGGGCAAGGTGTACATCGCTACCCAGGGGTGTCTGCAGACCACAGTGGCTGCCTTCTGGGCCATGGTGCACCAGGAGAACACACGGGTCATCGTCATGACCACCAGGGAGGTGGAACGAGGCCGG AACAAGTGTTTCCGATACTGGCCCCAGCTACATGACAGCCAAGAGTatggccgtgtgtgtgtgtgcagtatGGCTGAGTACCAGGCCCAGGGCTACTGTGTGCGGGAGTTGCAGGTGTGGCGGCCAGACCAG GAAGAGCCGCCGCGCGCGGTGAAGCACTACCAGTACTTCAGCTGGCCGGACCACGGGGTCCCGGCCGAGCCCGCCGGCGTCCTTGGCTTCCTGGACGAGGTGAACCGGGCCCAGAGCAGCATGCCCGGGGCCGGACCCATGGTGGTGCACTGCAG CGCCGGCATCGGACGCACAGGCACCATCATCGTGATTGACATCCTGGTGGACGTCATCCGCAGGCAAG GGCTGGACTGCGACATCGACGTCCCCACAACGATTCAGCTGGTGCGGCGGCAGCGCTCGGGGATGGTGCAGACCGAGGCGCAGTACAAGTTCGTGTACCTGGCGCTGCAGCGGTACATCCAGGGCGAGCAGCTGCGCCTGCGCGAgcag CGCGCCCGGCCGGAGGAGCCCGACTACCTGAACGTGGGCTCCGCGCCCGCCGACCCCCACAGCAGCCCGGCACCCGCGCCGATCCGGGCGCCCGCCAC GACCCCCGAGCCCTCCGGCGGCGTGTACGAGAACCTGCCCGGCCTCGGGCGGTGA